The DNA window CATTTCTCTCATATTGGTACAGTCAATCAAACAGGACTGAAAGGACAATCCACCTTCAAAATGCTCTTTTCAGGAGCTGGGTACCCTCCATGCCACCCCATCCAGCTAGCTCCAACTCCACCTAGAGCCAGCTCCAGCTTAAATTTTGGAGTGGAGCTACTTGAGATAGAGTTGGAGCCGGTGAGCAATCCATTTCTAAGTTTTTATCAAACAGATGTATAGCTAGTAGTCTAGGTCCCATGATGTTATTATTAGAGAAAAATGGGGGTAAAGTGTGAACAAAAGCAAAATATAGGGTTggagtggtggtggtggtgatggcaAGCACATCTTCAACACCTAATAATTCTACTGTTTGAAGTGGTAGAAAAGAAGTTGTGAGCAAGGCAACTTTACAACAATCCTACTATCCACGAATTCCCCACATGCCTCGTGGCTAAGGCATGTTTGGCCCATGTCCTAGCTAGCATTCCTCGGAACGAACTTGCCTAGAagtttcagtcgataaattttGGTGTATCTATCATCACTTCACATGAGTGAGGAGGAAGGATATCGTGGCATACAACCATGCATCTCCCATTGACAACCCATAAAAACACCTTGACATATGGCTGAATGAGACGGCAGCCTAACTTCGCACGGTTATAGCTCGACGCCGCGTTGGACCTAACTTCAATATGTTAGAAATTTAGACAGATTTTAGTATATTTTAATTTTGAATATTACTAGCAAGATACAAATTAGTGATCTTGTGATGAtaaagtatgtgcttgtgtttATATTAATTCCATCAAATAATATGAACATAAATGTAAACCAAAAAATGTTTAGAAAGTACCTCAAGACGGACCTATGCCAGAGGCACCAGTTGCGCCGTTCTCGGTACTGGACGTTGTGTCGGTACAGCTAGTAGCCGAACTAAGTCGATGCAGTGTAGATGACCTTCAGAAAGTAGTCGCGGTGATCTTGACGTTCACTCAAAGAACACAGCTAAGATCACCAGGAAGTAGTCGTAGGAGCTTTAGAAAGTAGTCGATTGATGTATCGAGTAGTTGTACTTATTGAGAAAGTAGTCGCACAGCTTGAAGAAATAGTCGATCGAGGTACCAAGTAGTTGTACTTGTTGAGGAAGTAGTCGTATGGTTTGAAGGAGTAGTCAATTGGGGAGGAAGCGAGCAGTTGCGTGAAGATGCTCCCTGAAAATTTGATTGTCCGCTATCCCATGCAGAATCTTCAACATGCAGGATTTTGGAGACCTACTCTCGTCAGAGCTGTGCACGCAGCGCTAGAGATGGAGATGTTGCGGTAGAAAAcgaaggaagaaaggaagatATCTCCTTAGCAGGAATATCAAAGTGTTCAACATACGGAATGAGAGGAGGCTGGCTCTTATATAGATGATAGGAGAGAAATCTGGGCACAACAATGGCCATTAAGGCACACCATTAACCAGCCATCAAATCTCTGTTTTAATCACCATTTATAGCCCAGTCCTTACCTCCTTAATTGCTCACAAGGTATTAATACCCTCCTTAATTGCTCACAAGGTATTAATCTTCTTTTAACTTCTCAATATTAATTCGTAGATCTTTTAATTCTTAATTTATCATTTAAATAAATGGATCTGatccaaatattccaacaatcctCATCAAAATTTTAACATTAGACTGTAAAAGTATCTCCACGATTTAGAGCTTATGGTATTCCGAACCTCTTGATGGGCATCCAGAGATCATCTAATCTTATAGAGTATGACTAGCGATCAATTCGTATAAGTGTAATGCTTAGATATGTTCGGCGGGCTGCTGCACTGACTGCTGAGTATCGAGAGTTGGGAGTTGGGAGAGAGAATTGAACAGCGTGCAATTGAAGCTGCGAGGAACGTGCGCCCGACAGCCCATGGGCCCAAACCTCCAAAGCCACGCCGCGCAGCTAGTACGGAGGCCCGTCTCTCTGACGAAACGGGTCGTAGCCTTTTCGACTGtctcgagaaaaaaaaaagataagcGTGTTTCGACGCGATCGAGAGGCGCCCCCTAGCGCTGGCTGACTGGCTCCCGTGTCACCTTGGTCCGCCGGTCGGGGCCCTCCGCTCTGCCCGGCATCCACGGAACACCGACGCCTCGAGCAGCAAAACAaggctctttcttttcttcctcctctctttcCACTCCAATCCATGGCCAGCCATTGCCCCCAAATCATCTCGAGAGTGCTAGTGCTTTTCCCGCTTGTTTGGGCTGAGATTTCTTGGGACTTTATGGCGCTCAACAACCTCTGTCCAGTAATGTTCAAGGCGTCTTCACTAATCTTGGGACTTTGTTAGTTGTACTTCCTTGGTGATGATGCGAGTGCATGCACGCATCATGTCTCCCTACCAATCCCTGCTCTCGCCTTGAGAGAACTGCTGGCTCTCGTGACCCCATAAATCCAACCTTGGTCGCCCATCCACCTCAACTATAAATTCATGCATGCATGAGTGGATGGAGAAAAAAAAGCACTCGATCATTTGGGTGTTTAATTTGCTGGCAGCATGCTGTGTAACGATTTTGAATTTCATGTTTCCTAGAAAACAGTTTTGAATTTGTTTCACATGaaattcaattttttttttggcatCCCGAAACCAGTAGCCTGTAGTACTATTCTTGTACTAGTACTTTGTTAGCAATTTTGTAGAAGAATGCTATTTTAACCTTGTTTTGTGTCATGCCAGCTTGAAAATTCTAATGATTTATTTTGTAGAAGGAAATATAAGTGATCCGCAAATAAATTGCATCGGGTGTAGGTTTCATTTCTTACGCACATTATCGTTATGTAAGTGGGTTGGTTAAGCAACTACACAACTGATGTTTTTTATTTAGTTGTGATTAGGACAAGTAAACAACACGCTGCTCCCTCCATCTTGAAATATAAGGCATTGAAAGGTTCAAAATTTGTATGCAAATATAAGGAGGCGTTCTGAAAACTAATTATTTCCAGTCAGTCATAAAACCAGCAAAATGACACGTAAACAAGGTATTAAGTGGAGCTAGGGTACATATATTATTTCCTTACCTTCTTAATCTGTCACGAAAATACGAAAATAGTATGTGTTATATTacaggatggagggagtatgcTTGTAACCAACATAGCAACATGCATGCTATACTTAGTAGGTGCCAGCAGACAGACAGACAAACAAACATGAATGATGTGGCTGGGAAGTAAAGGTTACAACAGGTAGTTATTGGCTTATTGCGGTTGCCTCCATACTAGCAGCAGTGGGAATTACCAAACTTGCCACACATATGCAATGAAGCAATAGAGGAAGAGAACAAGTAAATGGAATACTCCTAGTTTTGGATCTAACAAACACCAAACTTTAAAGATCATCCAAATAATAGGAAAAGAAAACAAATTTGGCAAACCTTGCATGGATTCTCCATAAACCGTAATTTGAAAAATCTCTTTTCAAACTCGCTCATTAAACACGTGATATACCCGCAATgtaaaagaatcatgccattttTTCTCCAACAAATTACAAACCTCTATTGCCAAATATCTACATGCTGATAGGAAGATCTTTTTGATTTACATTTCCCTCTTGAAATTTGACTAGGGATGCACCACCACATTCTCTGCATAGATTCATGTGCAGGGCGCAACATCCTTTTTTACTATTTCTTTTCCAGAAAAGAAACACCCTAcaaaaatttaaatattttctCTACCAGGCTAAAGCCCAATACCCTATACTTTATTTATTCCTCTCCACATCCACTAcgaaaatataaaaataaaaattccctttcctctcctaccctcctcctccctcttcGTCTCCCTCGGTTCCATTCTCTCATGGAAGCTGCTCCCGCAGGGATCAGAACCCGAGCTTGCCCGCAGCCCACTCCCGCGGGCCCCACGCTCCCCGCTCCTTGCTCCTGCCAGCCATTGCCCTGTTCTCGATCTGATCCGTGGAATTCGGTCCGACGCGCGCACCCGGGGCTGCATTTCTTTTCCCCCGTCAAGATTCGGTCCGGCGGGGCCGTCCCCGCGCGATTTCGCCGGTTCGTTTGGCCCGTTCTTGCCGGATTTGTTCCGGCTCCCGTGGTCGGGACCGGTTGGTGGTCGGGTGGAGCTACGGAAGGAATCAAATTCCAATCTTTTTCCAGTCACCTTCTTCCACAATTAGCTGGGATCAGTGTGGATTCTGACTCGTAGGTCCTTGTCTCCCCCCTGCGAGCTTCGCGGTTGGTGTGGTTATGCCATTTACCTCGCGATTTGTATCTGCCGTTTGTGTGAAAATCTGAGAGTGTGGAGATTTGGGAGGTCTTCTCCCTCCTGTGCTCTATGAGGAGCAGCTTCCTGTCGGAGTCGCCGTGCGACGAGCAGCACATCCATGGCTACGGGTTCAACCCCCAGTCATGGCTGCAGGTGGAGCGTGGGAAACTGCCCAAGTCATCCTACTCGCCGTCCTCCATGTAAGACCCCCCTTTCAACGCCATTCCAGCATTTTGCTCTCTCTTTAGCTCAGTTCAACTGTTCACATTGATTCTGCTGAATTGGATTTCCTGATTAACTTCGGCTCGTTGCTACGTGCAGTGAGTCTCTCATCAAGATTGCTGAGCCGCCAGTAGTTCCATTGTATAAGCCTTTGGATTATGTTGAGGTTCTATCGAGGATCCACGAGGAGCTGGAGCAATGCATGCCGAGTGAGCGTCCAGGGCTGTATCTGGTCCAGTCCCAGGTGTTTAGGGGCCTTGGGGAGGCAAAATTGTGCCAGAGGAGCCTGCACTCTGCGTGGCACTGTGCAAGCACTGTGCATGAAAAGGTCATATTTGGTGCGTGGCTGCGGTATAAGAAGTGTGGGGAGGAGATCATATCTGATATGCTTGCAGCATGTAGGAAGTGCTGCCGAGAGTTTGGCCCACTTGATATTGCTTCTGAGATGCCTGTGGGTAATTTTCAGATATTTGGTTCATGTGAGATGGGCTCCTCATCTCGAGTTTCTTCCATGGTGACATTTCAAATACGAGATGGGAGGGTGACATGTGATAGGTGCAAGATTGCATCTTTGTCGATCCCATTTTTCTCCATGCTTAATGGACCATTTACCGAGTCACAGCTTGAGCTTGTTGATTTGTCAGAGAACAGTATTTCATTGGAGGGCATGAGAGCTGTTTCCGAGTTTAGTTCTACTTATAGCTTAGGGGATTTTCCTTTGGAAATCTTGTTGGAGATCCTGGTGTTTGCAAACACATTTTGTTGTGACAGGCTAAAGGATGCCTGTGATAGGAAACTGGCTTCGTTTGTTTCATCAAGGCAGGATGCTGTTGAGCTCATGGCGTTGGCATTTGAAGAAAATGCGCCAGTTCTTGCTGCTTCTTGCTTGCAAATGCTTTTACAGGAGCTTCCTGATTGTCTAACTGACGATCTGGTAATTAGCCTCTTCTTGGGTGCGACTGCACAGCAACAGCTTATCATGGTTGGACAAACCTCCTTTTTGCTATACTGCTTGCTTAGTGAAGTTGCAATGAACATTGATCCGAGGACAGAGACAACTGTATGCTTATCAGAGAAGCTTGTTCAGTTAGCAGTTACCCCTACTCAGAAGCAAATAGCTTTTCATCAGCTTGGATGCATTAGACTTTTGAGAAAGGAATACAATGAAGCTGAACGCCCATTTGAGGTTGCCTTCTCTGCTGGTCATATATATTCCATTGCTGGTCTTGCTAGAATCGCTAGTATGCAAGGCCAAAAGGCTTTGGCTTATGAGAAACTCAGTTCAGTCATAGCATCTTATCTGCCATTAGGGTGGATGTATCTGGAGAGATCTTTGTATTCTGAAGGTGATAGAAAGTTGGCGGACCTTGACAAAGCAACTGAGCtggaccctactcttacttACCCTTACATGTACCGAGCTGCATCCTTGATGAGAAAGAAAGATGCTAAACTTGCCTTGGAGGAAATTAACCGACTCTTGGGTTTCAAGTTAGCATTGGAGTGCCTGGAGCTCCGGATTTGTCTATACTTGGCTCTAGAAGACTACAAATCTGCCATCTGTGATATCCATGCGATTCTCACTCTTTCACCTGAGTATCGGATGTTGGAAGGACGTGTAGCTGCTTCCAAAATTGGCACTCTTCTAGGTGCACATGTCGAGCAGTGGAATACAGCTGAGTGTTGGCTCCAACTGTATGAGCGCTGGTCATCAGTGGATGATATTGGTTCCCTTTCAGTGATCTACCGGATGCTCGAGTCAGATGCTGCAAAAAGTGTTCTGTACTTTAGGCAATCGTTACTGCTCCTTAGGTAAATTCTACTACCAATCTCCCATATGATTCTGTTATGGTCTCCAGTTTAATGACAGGTGGTGCTTGATATTTGTGCTTCCAGGTTGAACTGTCCTGAGGCAGCGATGCGCAGTTTGCAATTGGCAAGACATCATGCTGCAACTGTGCATGAACGACTAGTATATGAGGGGTGGCTTTTGTATGACACTGGACACTGTGAGGAGGCTCTACAAAAAGCAGAAGAATCTATTTCTATTCAAAGGTCATTTGAGGCTTTCTTTCTGAAAGCCTACGTTTTGGCTGACTCAGGAGTTGATCCTTCTTATTCCGCGACTGTTATCTCGCTTCTTGAAGATGCATTGAAATGCCCTTCAGACCGGCTTCGGAAGGGTCAGGTTCGTGCTTCTGTTTTCCAATGCAAAAGTGATTCTTGATATTCTTTACTTTGGTAATTTATGCATTTGAACTTTAGTTTAGCATCTCCCATATATTAAACTTGGTAAAGTCAAGGACAAAACTTGGTTCATCCAATGTTGTTGTGAATTTTTAAGATTCTCTATTGTTAGACACAAAGTGATCCAAACACACTCTCAATATTTGAGCATGTAGCATGGTGCTTGCTGCTGTATTAGCTGGCATGGAGAAATGGGAGTTGAGGGAGAAAAAAATATTATAGTATCTATGATGGCTGTCATGAATCGCATGTTCCTCCTCGGTAGTGAGGCGTGATCACTGCAATGTAGTGTATGAATTTCAATAGAATTGACAAACTTCAGGAATTTGAACAACATGAAAGGTGTTGATATACTTCATGAAGTTGTGGCTAAGGAATACATTCCTACCTTCATCTTAACTGACATGATCCACCAAGTACACACACAGTAGCAACAAGAATGTTGCACTATGTTTAAGAGTACCAAGAAATCTGAGATTTATGCATGTGTGTGGTTGGCATTGTGTTCAGCAAGTCTGTTCATATTGCTCAATGTGGTACCAGGGGCCATTAACACTTTCTGTGCATTATTTTACTTGCAGGCTTTGAACAACCTTGGTGGTGTCTATGTTGATTGTGGAAAATTAGACTCAGCAGCTGATTGCTATACAAGTGCCCTGAAGATTCGACACACTAGGGCTCATCAAGGTCTTGCTCGTGTTCATTTCCTCAGGAACAACAGGGATGCTGCATATGAGGAAATGACAAAATTGATAGAGAAAGCTAAAAACAATGCTTCAGCTTATGAGAAGCGCTCAGAATATTGCGAGCGAGAACAAACTATGACAGATTTGCAAACAGTGACCCAATTGGATCCTTTACGTGTTTATCCGTACAGATATCGAGCAGCAGGTTAGATCAAATTGAAATTTCTCTTCATGTTTTCTTCTTGGGTTCAACATAAAAAACCAGTATCATGCCTTCAGAAGAAGCATTATGCCATATTAGTGTTTCTCTATACAGTTTTTTTTGCTAGCTGTCATCCTTTTTGAGTAACttttagctgttgctacttgacccatgttttagggtttagggtgtAAATATTCCCTGAAATGGAAAAACTATGCTTATCTTAAATGTCCGATACTGTATCCATTGTTCAATGCAGCTTTATACTCGAATTTTGTTTTAAGTACAGTGTACTGACTTACTCTGTTTGCCCTAGTGGATTTCCATATCTCATTATTGTTCAACATCAGGTTCAACTATACCCTTTAGTCATGGACTATAGCTACAAAGACTTGTCACTTTTCCCGGATTATATCACTTCGCAAAATTCCTCTTAACATTTGATCTAAGTTTTGGACCCTGCACCACTTCGATTAGTGCAGCTGACGAGAATTAAATAGGCTATTGCTAGAATGAGAACCACTCATGAAAATATGCGCAGGTGCAAAGAAAATCACCTTGTGAAAACTACAGTGAAACTCCATCTATTCATTTTTTTCATGTGATCGCTCCACACGGTATATCAATGTAACTAAAACATTCTGTTGGTTTTGAATTTCACAGTGCTGATGGATAGCCACAAGGAGAACGATGCAATAGCGGAGCTCAGCCGTGCCATCGCCTTCAAAGCCGACCTCCACTTGCTGCATCTTCGGGCGGCATTCCACGAGCACATTGGGGATGTCCCAAGCGCTCTCCGTGATTGTAGAGCCGCCCTCTCCTTGGACCCAAATCACCAGGAAATGCTAGAGCTTCAGAAACGTGTGAACAGCCAAGAGCCCTGACACACTGTGGTGCTATATTGTGTATTGTATACCACGTAGGTGCGCCTTATGACAGTCTCAACCTGATTCATTGTTCTTGGTTTGATTCTTAATTAATCACCGTCATATGATATTTTCAGCAAGAAAGTAAAAAAGAGAGAACCGATTCTATGGAAGCCCGCATTGACAAAGCTTTTAAACTCGATGCTTGTGGCTTCTGTAAAAGTAATGTGCTAATCATTGAACTGTATCCTGATAAACTGACTTTTGTGCACAATGCAATTATCAGGGTCTGTTCCCTGTATCCATTTTTTACTAATTGTGATCCATCTGAGGATCAACCTGCCTGTGCAGTTACAGTGGCTTTGATTGTATATAACTTTGCGATACATGTTGTATCTTGTTCAGGGATTTTTTTGTTAAAGAACCCTGCTTCGAGTTGTACCTGCATGATCACTGTCTCAATAACGTTTTCTCCCCTTTGTTCCCCTATCATAGAGTTTGTTCATTCGTAATGAcatagggcctgtttggatcctttgGTAAAAGGGCAAATAGCAAAAGATTTGCTCTTTTTTCCATTTGGACCCAAACACCCCATGGTAAAAAGGAAAGAGCAAAAACAGATAGAAAAAGGAAATAGCAACCCGCCCGATCCCGCATCCGCCAAGCGCCTGACCCCGCCGCCCAGCGCCCGACCTCCGCCGCCTAGCGCCCCCGCTGCCCGGCCCCGCCTCCggcgcccgaccccgccgcccagcgcccgaccacgccgcccgcgcctccgcccggccccgccgccagcgcccgaccgcccgcgcctccgccagcgcccgccgcccgcgcctccgcccgcgcctccgcccgcgccgccgcccgccgcccgcgcctccgccagcgcccgcgccgccgccagcgcccgaccg is part of the Panicum hallii strain FIL2 chromosome 2, PHallii_v3.1, whole genome shotgun sequence genome and encodes:
- the LOC112881691 gene encoding ETO1-like protein 1, translated to MRSSFLSESPCDEQHIHGYGFNPQSWLQVERGKLPKSSYSPSSIESLIKIAEPPVVPLYKPLDYVEVLSRIHEELEQCMPSERPGLYLVQSQVFRGLGEAKLCQRSLHSAWHCASTVHEKVIFGAWLRYKKCGEEIISDMLAACRKCCREFGPLDIASEMPVGNFQIFGSCEMGSSSRVSSMVTFQIRDGRVTCDRCKIASLSIPFFSMLNGPFTESQLELVDLSENSISLEGMRAVSEFSSTYSLGDFPLEILLEILVFANTFCCDRLKDACDRKLASFVSSRQDAVELMALAFEENAPVLAASCLQMLLQELPDCLTDDLVISLFLGATAQQQLIMVGQTSFLLYCLLSEVAMNIDPRTETTVCLSEKLVQLAVTPTQKQIAFHQLGCIRLLRKEYNEAERPFEVAFSAGHIYSIAGLARIASMQGQKALAYEKLSSVIASYLPLGWMYLERSLYSEGDRKLADLDKATELDPTLTYPYMYRAASLMRKKDAKLALEEINRLLGFKLALECLELRICLYLALEDYKSAICDIHAILTLSPEYRMLEGRVAASKIGTLLGAHVEQWNTAECWLQLYERWSSVDDIGSLSVIYRMLESDAAKSVLYFRQSLLLLRLNCPEAAMRSLQLARHHAATVHERLVYEGWLLYDTGHCEEALQKAEESISIQRSFEAFFLKAYVLADSGVDPSYSATVISLLEDALKCPSDRLRKGQALNNLGGVYVDCGKLDSAADCYTSALKIRHTRAHQGLARVHFLRNNRDAAYEEMTKLIEKAKNNASAYEKRSEYCEREQTMTDLQTVTQLDPLRVYPYRYRAAVLMDSHKENDAIAELSRAIAFKADLHLLHLRAAFHEHIGDVPSALRDCRAALSLDPNHQEMLELQKRVNSQEP